The Vreelandella piezotolerans genomic interval GGATACGGCACTGAAAACGGCCAACTCCGGTTATCTGACTCGTCGTCTGGTAGACGTTGCTCAGGACTTGGTGATTACCGAGACTGACTGTGGCACCGAAAACGGCCTGACGCTGCACCCGATCATCGAGGGTGGCGATATCATCGTACCGCTGTCTCAGCGCGTACTGGGTCGTGTCGTCGCGCAGGACGTGGTCGATCCGAGTACCGAAGAAGTACTGATTCCGCGTAATACGCTGCTCGACGAGAAGTGGTGTGCCTCGCTGGACACCATGGGCGTTGACGAAATCGTCGTACGCTCCACGATTACCTGTGATACCGCTCACGGCGTGTGTTCCGCCTGTTACGGACGTGACCTTGCCCGTGGCCACCAGGTCAACATCGGTGAGTCCGTCGGTGTCATCGCCGCACAGTCGATCGGTGAGCCGGGTACCCAGCTGACCATGCGTACGTTCCACATCGGTGGTGCAGCATCGCGTTCGTCTGCGGTCGACAGCGTTCAGGTCAAGCACGGCGGTAAAGTGCGCCTGCATAACATCAAGCACGTTGAGCGTGCCGACGGCAAACTGGTCGTGGTCTCTCGTTCGAGCGCCTTGGCGGTTGCCGACGATCACGGTCGTGAGCGTGAGTACTACAAGCTGCCCTATGGTGCCGAGCTCTCCGTGCGCGATGGCGACGTGGTCGATGCCGGTGCTGTCGTAGCCAAGTGGGATCCGCACACCCACCCGATCATTGCGGAAGTGGAAGGTAAGGCGCAATTCATCGACCTCGATGAAGGTGTCACCATGCACCGCAGTGTCGATGAGATGACCGGTCTGTCGTCCATCGAAGTGATCGAGTCGGCCGCACGCCCAATGGCGGGTCGTGACAAGCGCCCGATGGTGATGCTGAAAGATGCCGCTGGTGAGTACGTATCCGTGTCCGGTTCCAATACGCCGGTTCAATACCTGCTACCGGGTAACTCCATCATCTCGGTGGACGACGGTGCGACCATCGGTGTAGGTGAGGTCGTTGCGCGTATCCCTGTCGAGGCGTCGGGTAACAAGGACATCACCGGTGGTCTGCCCCGCGTGGCTGACTTGTTCGAAGCGCGTAAACCCAAAGAGTCCGCTATTTTGGCGGAAATCAGCGGTGTGGTGAGCTTCGGTAAAGAGACCAAAGGTAAGCGTCGTTTGACGATTACGCCTGAGTCTGGCGATCCGTTTGAGGCGCTGATCCCGAAATGGCGTCAAATCGCCGTGTTCGAAGGCGAGACGGTCGAGAAGGGGGAGGTGATCTCCGATGGCCCAAGCAACCCGCACGATATCCTGCGTCTGCTGGGTGTCGCGGAGCTGGCCAAGTACATCACCGCCGAAGTACAGGACGTTTATCGTCTGCAGGGCGTAGGCATCAACGACAAGCACATCGAAGTCATCGTGCGTCAGATGCTGCGCAAGGTGGAGATCACCGATTCCGGCGACTCTGACTTCATTACCGGCGACCAGGCAGAACTGGTGCGCGTACTGGAGCAGAACGAGCGTCTGGAGAAAGAAGGCAAGTTCCCGGCCAAGTATCAGCGCTTGCTGCTGGGTATCACCAAGGCCAGCTTGGCCACTGAGTCGTTCATCTCCGCCGCGTCGTTCCAGGAAACGACCCGCGTACTGACCGAAGCAGCGGTAACCGGCAAGCGCGACTACCTGCGCGGCCTGAAAGAAAACGTGGTGGTTGGACGTCTGATTCCGGCAGGTACCGGTCTGACCCATCACGCAGAGCGTCGTCGCAAGCGCGAAGACGTAGAGCGTCTGTTCAATCCCTCGGCCACCGAGGTAGAGCAGGAGCTTGGCGCTCAGTTGACCGCCCTGGATTCAGACGACGATCTGTAACCAACGGTAGACAACGAGCAACACGAGTAGCTGGCCCAAAGAGCAGGGTCTTGTCGGCGAATACATCGGCAAGACTTGACGCCACCTGGGGTCAGCCTTTAGAATGCGCAGCCTTTAACAGTGGGGCGGGTGCGCCCGCATCCGCTGAAGGTACTTGTTAAAGGCTAAGGCAACCATTGGAGTCAGCTAAACACCATGGCAACGATTAATCAGCTAGTGCGCAAGCCGCGCAAGCGCCCCGTCACTAAAAGTGACGTGCCTGCGCTTCAGGCATGCCCGCAAAAGCGCGGCGTTTGTACGCGCGTTTACACCACCACCCCGAAGAAACCGAACTCGGCGCTGCGTAAGGTTTGCCGTGTGCGCCTGACCAACGGTTTTGAAGTCTCTTCTTACATCGGTGGTGAAGGTCACAACCTGCAAGAACACTCTGTTGTTCTGATCCGCGGCGGTCGTGTAAAGGATTTGCCCGGTGTGCGTTATCACACCGTTCGTGGCGCCCTGGACACCTCTGGCGTTCAGAACCGTAAGCAGGGTCGTTCTAAGTACGGTACTAAGCGTCCGAAGTCCTAAGACGTCTTATCGCAGCATCAAGGGCTGCGGCGTTACCTTTCACACGAATATATCGGTCTGATAAGAGTAAGGTCGGGCGGCGCAACGAGCGACGTGAGTCCCGGGTTTACCTGAAGGATCCTTAATTGAGGGCTTATCATGCCTAGAAGAAGAGTTGTAGCTAAACGCGAAATCCTGCCGGATCCCAAGTTCGGAAGTGAGCGTCTGGCGAAGTTCATGAACCACCTGATGGTCAGCGGCAAGAAGTCCGTAGCTGAGCGCATCGTATACGGTGCGTTGGACAAGGTTGCCGAGCGTAGTAAAGAAGAGCCGCTGGAAATCTTCGACAAAGCGCTGGAAACCATCCAGCCGATGGTCGAAGTTAAGTCTCGCCGCGTAGGTGGTGCGACCTATCAGGTGCCGGTTGAAGTTCGTCCGTCACGCCGTCAAGCGCTGGCAATGCGCTGGCTGGTAGACGCTGCGCGTCGTCGCGGTGAAAAAACGATGGTTCAGCGTCTGGCAGGTGAAATGCTGGATGCCGCTGAAGGTAAAGGTTCTGCCGTTAAGAAGCGTGAAGACGTACACCGCATGGCAGAAGCCAACAAGGCCTTCTCTCACTATCGTTTCTAAGCTCGGCGCTTCTAAGTTTGTGTCGCTTTTTGCCAGTTGCAGTGTGATTGAAAAGATGTTCGTCATGTTGCAACACGCCGCCGCTATCGTTGTCGATGGCGGCGGTGGCATAAGCAAAAAGTACACCGCTGGATTAACGAGCATCGCCAACTAACGGGAGTTTCACCGTGGCACGCAAGACTCCACTTAAGCGTTATCGCAACATCGGTATCGTGGCACACGTCGATGCGGGTAAAACCACAACGACCGAGCGCGTACTGTTCTACACCGGCCTTTCCCACAAAGTGGGTGAAGTGCATGACGGTGCGGCGACCATGGACTGGATGGAGCAGGAGCAGGAGCGTGGTATCACTATCACCTCGGCTGCAACGACCTGTTTCTGGCAGGGCATGAGTAAGCAGTTCGATGAGCACCGCATCAACATCATCGATACGCCTGGGCACGTTGACTTCACCATCGAAGTCGAGCGTTCTCTGCGCGTTCTCGATGGCGCGGTCGTCGTACTGTGCGGTTCCTCCGGCGTTCAGCCGCAGACCGAGACCGTATGGCGTCAGGCCAACAAATACGAAGTTCCGCGTATGGTATTCGTCAATAAGATGGACCGTACCGGCGCTGACTTCTTCATGGTTGTCAACCAGCTGAAAGAGCGTCTGGGTGCCAACGCTGTGCCGATCCAGATCAACTGGGGTACGGAAGAAGACTTCAAAGGCGTTATCGACCTGATCGAGATGAAAGCCATCTTGTGGGACGAAGAGAGCCTGGGCATGAACTTCGACCTCGTGGACATTCCGGCGGAGCTGCAAGAGACCGCTGAAGAGTACCGCGAGCAGATGGTCGAAGCGGCTGCCGAAGCCTCTGAAGAGCTGATGGACAAGTACCTTGAAGAAGGCGAGCTAACCGTCGCTGAAATCAAGGCAGGTCTGCGCGCTCGCACGCTGGCTAACGAGATCGTTCTGGTTACCTGTGGTTCTGCTTTCAAGAACAAAGGTGTTCAGGCGGTACTGGACGGCGTTATCGAGTACATGCCTTCGCCGACAGAAGTCAAGGCGATCGAAGGTGAGCTGGACGACAAAGACGGCACCGTCGCGACTCGTGAAGCAGACGATAGCGCTCCGTTCGCTGCACTAGCGTTCAAGATCGCCACCGACCCCTTCGTTGGTACGCTGACCTTCATTCGCGTCTACTCAGGCGTTCTGAAATCTGGTGACGGTGTCTACAACTCCGTGAAGCAGAAGAAAGAGCGCGTTGGTCGTATCGTTCAGATGCACGCCAACTCTCGCGAAGAGATCAAAGAAGTACTCGCAGGCGACATCGCTGCTTGTATCGGTCTGAAGGACGTCACTACAGGTGACACTCTGTGCGACATCGATAACAAAATCGTTCTCGAGCGCATGGAGTTCCCGGATCCGGTCATCTCGGTTGCCGTTGAGCCGAAATCCAAGGCCGACCAAGAGAAGATGGGCGTTGCGCTGGGTAAACTGGCTCAGGAAGACCCCTCTTTCCAGGTCAAGACCGACGAAGAGACCGGCCAAACCATCATCTCGGGTATGGGCGAGCTGCACCTGGACATCATCGTTGACCGTATGCGTCGCGAGTTCAAGGTAGAAGCGAACATCGGTAAGCCGCAGGTTGCCTACCGTGAAACGATTCGTGGCAGCGTCGAGCAGGAAGGTAAATTCGTACGTCAGTCCGGTGGTCGTGGTCAGTACGGTCACGTGTGGCTGCGTATCGAGCCGCTGACTGCAGAAGAGAAGGGTGAAGGCGAAGAAGAGATCTTCTTCAAGTTCAACTCTGAGATCGTAGGTGGTGTGGTTCCGAAGGAATACGTACCTGCGGTTGAGAAAGGTGCTTTCGAGCAGCTGCAAAATGGTGTCATCGCGGGTTACCCGATGATCGACGTCAAAGTATCGCTGTTCGATGGTTCCTACCATGACGTGGACTCTAACGAGACTGCGTTCAAGATTGCTTCTTCTATGGCAGTGAAAGAAGGTGCCAGGAAGGCCAAGGCCGTGCTGCTGGAGCCGGTGATGAAGGTCGAAGTCGTGACCCCCGAAGAGTTTATGGGTGACGTCATGGGCGACCTGAACCGTCGTCGCGGCCTGGTGCAGGGCATGGATGACTCTTCCTCTGGTAAAGTCATTCGTGCAACGGTGCCACTGGGTGAGATGTTCGGTTACGCAACCGATCTGCGCTCACAGACCCAGGGCCGTGCGAGCTACTCTATGGAGTTCGCGAAGTACGAGGAGGCGCCCTCCAGCGTCGTTGAAGCCGTCATCAACCAAAACGGTTAACCGTTAGCTAACGTAAAGAGGTTATAGCAGTGGCTAAGGAAAAATTTGAACGTTCCAAACCGCACGTCAACGTCGGCACCATCGGTCACGTCGACCACGGTAAAACGACTCTGACAGCGGCCCTGACCCGCGTGTCTGCTGAGGTTTTCGGCGGCGACTGGCGTGAATTCGATACCATCGATAACGCTCCGGAAGAGCGTGAGCGTGGTATCACCATCGCGACATCTCACGTTGAATACCAGTCTGAAGTGCGTCACTACGCACACGTTGACTGCCCTGGACACGCTGACTACGTCAAGAACATGATCACCGGTGCTGCCCAGATGGACGGCGCGATCCTGGTATGTTCTGCCGCTGACGGCCCCATGCCGCAGACGCGTGAGCACATCCTGCTGTCTCGTCAGGTTGGCGTTCCGTTCATCGTCGTGTTCCTGAACAAAGCGGACATGGTCGATGACGAAGAGCTGCTCGAGCTGGTCGAAATGGAAGTTCGTGAACTTCTGTCCGAGTACGACTTCCCGGGTGACGACACGCCGATCATCACTGGTTCTGCCCTGATGGCACTGAACGGTGAAGACGAGAACGGCATGGGTACTACTGCGGTAGCTAACCTGATCAAAGCTCTGGATGACTACATCCCTGAGCCGGAGCGTGCGATCGACCAGCCGTTCCTGATGCCGATCGAAGACGTATTCTCTATCTCTGGCCGTGGTACCGTTGTTACCGGTCGTGTAGAGCGCGGTATCGTTAAAGCTGGTGAAGAAGTGGAAATCGTGGGTATCCGCGACACCACCAAAACCACCGTTACTGGCGTAGAAATGTTCCGTAAGCTGCTCGACGAAGGTCGTGCAGGTGAGAACGTTGGTGCGCTGCTACGTGGTACTAAGCGTGATGACGTTGAGCGTGGTCAGGTACTGGCGAAGCCGGGCACCATCAACCCGCACACTGTTTTCGAAGCCGAAGTCTACGTACTGTCCAAAGAAGAAGGTGGTCGTCACACCCCGTTCTTCAAAGGCTACCGTCCGCAGTTCTACTTCCGTACCACTGACGTTACCGGTACTTGTGAACTGCCGGAAGGCGTTGAAATGGTCATGCCGGGCGACAACGTGAAAATGGTTGTTACCCTGATCGCTCCGATCGCTATGGACGACGGTCTGCGCTTCGCGATTCGCGAAGGTGGTCGTACCGTTGGTGCTGGCGTTGTGGCCAAAATCGTTAAGTAATCTGATTACTTGATGATAAGAGGGGGCTCTAGTGAGCCCCCTTTTCTGCGCACCAATCGCAAATGTTTGACATGTGCTGTTGGCGTGCCTATAATGCGCATCCTTTGAATGCGTGGGTAGACGGCTCGCGCCGTCGACATCCATTGGAGTTTAGGGCAAATGCAGAACCAAAAGATTCGCATTCGGTTGAAAGCGTTCGACCATCGCCTGATCGATCAGTCCACAGCGGAGATCGTTGAAACCGCTAAGCGTACTGGTGCTCAGGTTCGTGGTCCGATTCCGCTGCCGACCAACCGCGAGCGCTACACCATCCTGATTTCACCGCACGTCAACAAAGATGCGCGTGATCAGTATGAGATTCGTACTCACAAGCGTGTGCTCGATATCGTCGAGCCGACCGAGAAAACCGTTGATGCGCTGATGAAGCTCGATCTCGCCGCTGGCGTAGACGTGCAAATCAAGCTCGACTAATACACTAGACACTTTGCGGCCCAGCGCTCATCGATCATGTTTGAGCAGCAGCCGCCGCGCCGTGAGGCGCCACACAATGTGCTAGTGGAATGCTCTGGAAAGGGCAGCCATAGCGGGTGATAGCCCCGTACACTATAGGAGACTGAGTATGACTATCGGTTTAGTCGGTAAAAAGGCCGGGATGACCCGTGTCTTTACCGAAGATGGCGCATCCGTGCCCGTGACCGTTATTGAAGTTGATCCTAACCGTGTAACACGCGTCAAGACCATTGAGTCCGACGGTTACGCAGCGGTTCAGGTGACTACAGGTTCTCGTAAAGCCAAGCACCTCACCAAAGCGCAAGCGGGTCAGTTTGCCAAGGCGGGTGTTGAGGCTGGTCGTTCACTGATGGAATTCCGCCTTGCAGAAGGCGAAGAAGCTCCTGAAGTGGGTGGCGAACTCACCGTATCCCTCTTCGAAGCTGGTCAAATGATCGATGTGACCGGCACCTCTAAGGGTAAAGGCTTCCAGGGTGCTGTTAAGCGCTGGAACTTCCGTACCCAAGACAACAGCCATGGTAACTCCCTGTCGCACCGCGCGCCGGGTTCTATCGGCATGTGTCAGACACCGGGTCGTGTATTCAAAGGCAAGAAAATGGCCGGTCAAATGGGTAACACCCGTTGCACCGTACAGAGCCTTGAGATCGTCCGTGTCGACGCCGAGCGTAACCTGCTGCTGATCAAGGGCGCAGTACCGGGTGCTACCGGTAGCGACGTTATCGTTCGCAGCGCCGTGAAAGCTGGCTGAAGGGGATAATTACCAATGAATCTGAATCTTGCTGCAGGCACGGGTACCGTTGAAGTAGCCGACGCCACTTTTGGCAAAGAATTCAACGAGGCGCTGGTGCACCAGGTCGTTACCGCCTATTTGGCTGGTGGCCGTCAGGGCACGCGCGCTCAAAAGAACCGTTCCGACGTACGTGGTGGTGGTAAGAAGCCGTGGCGTCAGAAAGGTACCGGTCGTGCACGTGCCGGTACTATCCGCTCTCCGCTGTGGCGCAGCGGCGGTGTCACTTTCGCGGCGCGTCCACAGGACTACACCCAGAAAGTTAACCGCAAAATGTACCGCGCGGCGATGCGTTCCATCCTGTCTGAGCTGGTACGTCAAGAGCGCTTGGTCGCTGTTGAAGAGTTCAGCGTAGAAGCGCCGAAGACCAAGCAGGTCGCTGCCAAGCTGAAAGAGCTCAACCTTGAGAAAGTGTTGATCGTCACTGAAGAAGTCGATGAAACGCTCTATCTGGCCGCACGCAACCTTCCCCACGTTGACGTGGTGGATGTCGCTGCAGCTGATCCGGTGAGCCTGGTTGCCTTTGATAAGGTCCTGGTCACCGTCTCCGCCCTGCGTAAATTCGAGGAGAAGCTGGCATGAACCAGGAACGCGTATTCAAGGTTCTGCTTGGACCGCACGTGACCGAAAAGGCCGCGATGGCAGCCGAGCGCAACCAGTACGTTTTCAAGGTGGCAAGCGATGCTACCAAGCCCGAGATCAAAAAAGCCGTTGAAGCACTGTTCGGCAAGAAGGTCGGCAGCGTTCAGGTGCTGAACGTCAAGGGTAAAACTAAGCGTACTGCTCACGGCGTTGGCCTGCGTAAGGGTTACCGCAAAGCGTATGTGACCCTGGCTGCGGGTGAAACGCTCGAAGACTTCTCTGGCGCCGAATAAGGGCAGGAGTACGGATAATGGCAATCGTCAAGACCAAACCCACATCCGCCGGTCGTCGCCACGTCGTCAAGATCGTTGGTGAGGAACTGTATAAAGGCCGTGCCTATGCACCGCTTTTGGAAAAGCAGTCCAAGTCCGGTGGCCGTAACAACTACGGTCGCATCACCACCCGCCACGTGGGCGGTGGGCACCGTCATCACTATCGGTTGATCGACTTCAAGCGCACCAAAGATGGCATTCCGGCCACCGTTGAGCGTTTGGAGCACGACCCGAACCGCAGTGCGCACATTGCACTGCTGAAGTATGCCGATGGCGAGCGTCGTTACATCATTGCACCGAAAGGTGTCAGCGCGGGTGACGTGCTGGAGTCTGGTGTCAACGCGCCCATCAAGAAAGGCAATGCCTTGCCGCTGCGCAACATCCCGTTGGGTTCTACCGTTCACGGTATCGAACTGAAGCCGGGTAAAGGCGCGCAGATTGCTCGCAGTGCCGGTACTAGCGCTCAGCTGGTTGCTCGTGAAGGTAACTACGCCACCCTGCGTCTTCGCTCTGGCGAAATGCGCAAAGTGTTGGCAGAGTGCCGCGCAACCTTGGGTGAAGTGAGCAACTCCGAGCACAGCCTGCGTCAACTTGGCAAGGCCGGTGCGAAGCGCTGGAGAGGTGTGCGTCCGACTGTTCGCGGTGTCGCGATGAACCCGGTGGATCACCCGCACGGTGGTGGTGAAGGCCGCACCAGTGGTGGTCGTCACCCGGTATCCCCGTGGGGCGTACCGACTAAGGGTCATAAGACGCGTAAGAACAAGCGCACCGACAAGCTGATCGTTCGTCGTCGTAATAAGACACGTTGATCTAAATTGCCAAGACATTAAGAGGTAACGGCTGTGCCACGTTCACTTAAGAAAGGTCCCTTCATTGACCTTCATCTTTTGAAGAAGGTAGAGGCTGCAGTGGAGAAGAACGACCGCAAACCGATCAAGACTTGGTCGCGTCGTTCGATGATCCTGCCAAACATGGTAGGCCTCACCATTGCTGTCCATAACGGTCGCCAGCACGTCCCGGTGCATGTTTCCGAGGAAATGGTTGGCCACAAACTGGGCGAATTCGCTGCCACTCGCACGTATCGCGGGCATGCGGCGGACAAGAAAGCCAAACGGTAAGCCAGAGAGGATTAAGAGATGGAAGTCACAGCTAAGCTGAGTGGCGCTGCTTTATCCGCACAGAAGGCCCGTTTGGTGGCTGACCAGGTGCGCGGTAAACCGGTCGCCGAAGCGCTTGATCTGCTGACCTTCTCACCGAAGAAGGCTGCCAAACTGGTCAAGAAAGTGCTTCAGTCCGCCATCGCGAATGCGGAAGAAAACAACGGCATGGACATCGACGAGCTGCGTGTCTCGACCATCTGCGTCGATGAGGGCATGACGCTCAAGCGTATCAAGCCGCGCGCCAAAGGCCGTGCGGACCGTATCTTGAAGCGCACCTG includes:
- the rpsJ gene encoding 30S ribosomal protein S10, which translates into the protein MQNQKIRIRLKAFDHRLIDQSTAEIVETAKRTGAQVRGPIPLPTNRERYTILISPHVNKDARDQYEIRTHKRVLDIVEPTEKTVDALMKLDLAAGVDVQIKLD
- the fusA gene encoding elongation factor G, with protein sequence MARKTPLKRYRNIGIVAHVDAGKTTTTERVLFYTGLSHKVGEVHDGAATMDWMEQEQERGITITSAATTCFWQGMSKQFDEHRINIIDTPGHVDFTIEVERSLRVLDGAVVVLCGSSGVQPQTETVWRQANKYEVPRMVFVNKMDRTGADFFMVVNQLKERLGANAVPIQINWGTEEDFKGVIDLIEMKAILWDEESLGMNFDLVDIPAELQETAEEYREQMVEAAAEASEELMDKYLEEGELTVAEIKAGLRARTLANEIVLVTCGSAFKNKGVQAVLDGVIEYMPSPTEVKAIEGELDDKDGTVATREADDSAPFAALAFKIATDPFVGTLTFIRVYSGVLKSGDGVYNSVKQKKERVGRIVQMHANSREEIKEVLAGDIAACIGLKDVTTGDTLCDIDNKIVLERMEFPDPVISVAVEPKSKADQEKMGVALGKLAQEDPSFQVKTDEETGQTIISGMGELHLDIIVDRMRREFKVEANIGKPQVAYRETIRGSVEQEGKFVRQSGGRGQYGHVWLRIEPLTAEEKGEGEEEIFFKFNSEIVGGVVPKEYVPAVEKGAFEQLQNGVIAGYPMIDVKVSLFDGSYHDVDSNETAFKIASSMAVKEGARKAKAVLLEPVMKVEVVTPEEFMGDVMGDLNRRRGLVQGMDDSSSGKVIRATVPLGEMFGYATDLRSQTQGRASYSMEFAKYEEAPSSVVEAVINQNG
- the rpsG gene encoding 30S ribosomal protein S7, giving the protein MPRRRVVAKREILPDPKFGSERLAKFMNHLMVSGKKSVAERIVYGALDKVAERSKEEPLEIFDKALETIQPMVEVKSRRVGGATYQVPVEVRPSRRQALAMRWLVDAARRRGEKTMVQRLAGEMLDAAEGKGSAVKKREDVHRMAEANKAFSHYRF
- the rplB gene encoding 50S ribosomal protein L2, whose product is MAIVKTKPTSAGRRHVVKIVGEELYKGRAYAPLLEKQSKSGGRNNYGRITTRHVGGGHRHHYRLIDFKRTKDGIPATVERLEHDPNRSAHIALLKYADGERRYIIAPKGVSAGDVLESGVNAPIKKGNALPLRNIPLGSTVHGIELKPGKGAQIARSAGTSAQLVAREGNYATLRLRSGEMRKVLAECRATLGEVSNSEHSLRQLGKAGAKRWRGVRPTVRGVAMNPVDHPHGGGEGRTSGGRHPVSPWGVPTKGHKTRKNKRTDKLIVRRRNKTR
- the rpsL gene encoding 30S ribosomal protein S12 codes for the protein MATINQLVRKPRKRPVTKSDVPALQACPQKRGVCTRVYTTTPKKPNSALRKVCRVRLTNGFEVSSYIGGEGHNLQEHSVVLIRGGRVKDLPGVRYHTVRGALDTSGVQNRKQGRSKYGTKRPKS
- the rplD gene encoding 50S ribosomal protein L4; translation: MNLNLAAGTGTVEVADATFGKEFNEALVHQVVTAYLAGGRQGTRAQKNRSDVRGGGKKPWRQKGTGRARAGTIRSPLWRSGGVTFAARPQDYTQKVNRKMYRAAMRSILSELVRQERLVAVEEFSVEAPKTKQVAAKLKELNLEKVLIVTEEVDETLYLAARNLPHVDVVDVAAADPVSLVAFDKVLVTVSALRKFEEKLA
- the rpsS gene encoding 30S ribosomal protein S19 gives rise to the protein MPRSLKKGPFIDLHLLKKVEAAVEKNDRKPIKTWSRRSMILPNMVGLTIAVHNGRQHVPVHVSEEMVGHKLGEFAATRTYRGHAADKKAKR
- the rplC gene encoding 50S ribosomal protein L3 encodes the protein MTIGLVGKKAGMTRVFTEDGASVPVTVIEVDPNRVTRVKTIESDGYAAVQVTTGSRKAKHLTKAQAGQFAKAGVEAGRSLMEFRLAEGEEAPEVGGELTVSLFEAGQMIDVTGTSKGKGFQGAVKRWNFRTQDNSHGNSLSHRAPGSIGMCQTPGRVFKGKKMAGQMGNTRCTVQSLEIVRVDAERNLLLIKGAVPGATGSDVIVRSAVKAG
- the rplW gene encoding 50S ribosomal protein L23, translating into MNQERVFKVLLGPHVTEKAAMAAERNQYVFKVASDATKPEIKKAVEALFGKKVGSVQVLNVKGKTKRTAHGVGLRKGYRKAYVTLAAGETLEDFSGAE
- the tuf gene encoding elongation factor Tu, whose translation is MAKEKFERSKPHVNVGTIGHVDHGKTTLTAALTRVSAEVFGGDWREFDTIDNAPEERERGITIATSHVEYQSEVRHYAHVDCPGHADYVKNMITGAAQMDGAILVCSAADGPMPQTREHILLSRQVGVPFIVVFLNKADMVDDEELLELVEMEVRELLSEYDFPGDDTPIITGSALMALNGEDENGMGTTAVANLIKALDDYIPEPERAIDQPFLMPIEDVFSISGRGTVVTGRVERGIVKAGEEVEIVGIRDTTKTTVTGVEMFRKLLDEGRAGENVGALLRGTKRDDVERGQVLAKPGTINPHTVFEAEVYVLSKEEGGRHTPFFKGYRPQFYFRTTDVTGTCELPEGVEMVMPGDNVKMVVTLIAPIAMDDGLRFAIREGGRTVGAGVVAKIVK
- the rplV gene encoding 50S ribosomal protein L22; its protein translation is MEVTAKLSGAALSAQKARLVADQVRGKPVAEALDLLTFSPKKAAKLVKKVLQSAIANAEENNGMDIDELRVSTICVDEGMTLKRIKPRAKGRADRILKRTCHITVKVAEK